The region ACAGCAAATCATAGCCATATTATTGAGAATGGGAAGATAACCTGTAGATAACCTGTAGTGAGGAGAACTTTTCATCATTAAAAACCATATTATTTCTATATAGCCATAGCGACTTGTAAGGTGAAATTTATAAATACAGCTACATCCTAATCTCTCTAAGAGAAATCGAGAATGGGAAGTGAAGTCAACCAATGAGTTAGCTGAGTTGTTGGTTGAGTTATACCTTACTGTGCACACTTGCAACTTCTAGAAATTAAATGGACTTCTGAATATCTAAATGTGGCTAAAAAGGCATATCAAACCCGAAGCTAGTGCATATATGATTGTGTATCGTTTTCAGAGCACAACAACATGGAAGTCCCTCCACACATGACATAGTAACACAAGCCACAAGGAAAGACTGACATTTTTAGAGAGTTTAAGAACTTATGTACCATGGGTACACAAAAAGACCACGGAACAAAAGCAATCCCTGCCTAGATTTTTAGTTGAATCGATTTCTAGCAAGGAGGCAACAAGTGGACCGACCCGATTCTACGTCAAATCAATCGTAGTTGATCTCAAGAGTTCCGTCTCGAGCCCATGTGACGAATCTAAAGACATGAATCCTTCGCAATCCAATGGTCGCATTCTTCTTGGCCGGTCGATTTGCGACGTCGTGCTCATCAACATGGCAACAACGATGGAGATGGTCGGCCTATCACAAGGAGTTTCCTGGACGCAGAGGAGCCCAATCTGGATACATCGTGTCAGCTCGGACAAGAGCTCAGGCTCGGACTCGGATAGTGGTACCATTGTTGTGTCCAGAAGTTCCGCGATCATGTTTGTCTCCCACAATCCCCAGGCCTACAAAAGGAGATTTTCCAACTATCATAAAGCTGTGCAAATAATCTTGTATAATATGTTTATGCTTGATATACTTCATCTCAAGAAGAAAAGGAATTATGTGTATCGATTAACTATAAGATGCGGATGCATTTGTGAGATAGTAGGACTTACATGCGAAAGGAGGCCCTGCATGCCACCGTTCCTTCGCCCACTGAGTGTCTCCAAGAGAATAACTCCGAAACTATAGACGTCACACTTAAGTGTCATGTTCCCTTGCCGCGCATACTCCGGCGCTGCATACCCCCTTCAAGAAACTCAATAATATCAGGATATATGTATTGAGTTGATTCCACTCAATCTGAATGGAGAAACAAAGATCCAATAATAGGGATGCATGCATTTGTTACTTACGGTGAAACTACAATTGTTTGATCAGGCCCGGTCTGATCCACTGCGAACAGCTTGGCAGTTCCAAAGTCAGCAATTTTAGGCTTCCATTCGTCGTCTAGCAGAATGTTGCCCGGCTTAAGATCCCTATGGATAACATTGTCACCAGATCCTCCGTGTAGGTATGCAATGCCATGCGCAATCCCTCGAATTAATTCCAGTCTCCTTGCCCAGTTCAGTGAGGCACGAAGGTTGACATTGCCTGTTAGTGTCAAATATGCATTCATTAGATATACAACCATATGAGAGAAAACTTGAGGAGCTTCCCAACCATATATATGGTGGTATCTTGTTTGGATTCCATATATGAAAGCCAGCACTAGAACACAGAGCGACAGACAAACAATATTACAGGATACAGTTGATTAAAAAGAATGTCAAACCATATATAACGTGATTTGGACGGATAATTCTAGAGCGCCATGCCATACAAGTTTGGACCCGGTTTCTAAACGTGGATTTGGAAACCATCTTGGATGCTAAGCCGTCAACCAAGAAAATGCACTTGAAGGAGGGTACCGGGGCGCTCTAAATGTGAATTGGGAACGATGATAAGAAATTAAAAAGAACACTTGCACGCTTTTGTCAGCGTAAATGTCTTGATCCCCTGAAGAAGGAGAATAGTAGACATGCATGATATCGATAGACAAAGTATTTGTCAGAGAGATGGATGTATCCAAATGTATTTTAGTTGTAAATACactcatttttatccatttctccgaGAAGTatttccgaacagagggagtacatgatagaAGCGTTGGCGAGTACCGATTACCGAATATGTGGACGTTTAGGCTCTTGTTCTGCATGTATTCGTAGATGAGTATCCGCTCCTTGCCTTCATTGCAGTAAGCAAGGAGACGGACAAGACTACCATGCCGGAGCCCAGCCATCACCTCCACTTCTCTTGCAAAATCTTTCTTGCCTTTTGTAGTGAGCACCGACTGCTTAAGCCTCTTGACAGCAATTGTTCTTCCTTCAGGCAGCTGCCCCTGATGATTTTGGAGTTTGTGATGTCAGAAATGAATTTGTCAACGGATACTTTTCTATATGGAAATGCCACAGCAAATGATGTGTTTCTTGGAGAGTACAAAACAGACACACCCACACATCATAGCAATAGCATACACCATCTTATAACCAAGACATATCTTCGATAGAAAATGACAAACCTTGTAAACGATGCTAAATCCACCCTGGCCGATCATATTGCTTTCGCAGAAATTTCCAGTGACATCCTTTATAATAGCTAGACTAACTAAGGGAACGGCCATGGCATGGCTCTGAGGAATAGCACCTGTCAACAGAGCTTATAGCCTTATATACATTTCCTTATTTCTGCTTCATGCAAAATAGTAGTAAAATTGAGCCATTAGAGCAGAATTTACCTATGATTGTGCGCTTCCTTCTCCACCAAATCGCAAAGACGACCAGTATAATAATAACAATCGAAGCTAAAGGTATGGAAACGAGTAGAACAGGGAACTTTTTATGGTCATCTGTTATCGCAACAGAAGAGAAAGATCAGAATGCAATTGAGCACTTATACAGACTTACAATCCATTAAAAATAAAATTTCAAATTGAAATTAATATAGTTATTTCAATAATATTTTATGATGTGGCATCCGAGGAGCTTACACATAATAAAATAGGGCAAATTATATGGGCATGACTAGAAGTAAAAGAGAAACAAAATTTAAAAGCAGATAATATTTGTCAGAATTGCTATTTCTTAGGCGCAGCTGAAAAAAGTTGTAATTCAACGCTCACAATCACAACAAGCTGATCAGACTTCCGGATGTGTACAAGCCACTACAATAGATGATAGTGAAATAACTATTTCTAATTAAGTCGATCAGTTGAGTGAGTATTTCAAAATGGAAACCATGATATCTTTTGTCAATTACTAAAAAATACCAAGCGCTCAATCAAAAAACATGCACGGCGAGTGTAGAGATTCTGTACACTTACCAAGTTCTGATTTTGACAACCTCAGGTAGAGATTCTGCCCCATGTCCACGAGACGTAGATCAACGATGGCATCCGTCCACATGACGCAGCCGGAACCATCGCCGCCTCCCCTGATGTCGGCGGCGGCGTAGGCCAAGCACGAGCAGTTGGCGAAGCACCTCGCCCTGCACTCCTCCAGCGTGACGCCCATGTCCACCGACGCGTTCTGCGTGTCGGGAAGCTTCACCCCCCGCACCATCGCGAAGCCGTCCGTCGTAGTCCCGCCGGCACAGTCCAGCGCTGCGTGTCTTCGGCAGGTGGTACCCTTCACCTCCTGCGCCGGCAGGGTCGTGGCGGGAGGGCTGCTGAAGCTGAACCCCTCGACGCAGCCGCAGAACCCCGACGATGCCGCCTCGGGGTCGCAGAGGCCGAACGGCCCGCATCTCCCATACTCGTCGCAGGGGTCCCTCGGCCCCTGGAATATGCGAGTCCACGCCCAGCTCCTCGCGTCCCACTCCCACCGCTCCGCCTTGCCGGTGTGGTTCACCACGACGCGGGTCAGCGGCGCGCCGGGCGCGGCGGTGTACCCGTAGGTGACCTCCCACGGGCTCGTCGTCGCCCGCAGAGGGTACTTGGCCGCGTACACCGACACCTCCGGGACGCCGTTGAAGTAGAGCCCGTTCCACGGCCCCGTGCGGTACGCCTTGACGTTGCCACGCCACACGACGAGCTCCGGTAACCCCTTGGTTTCCAGCGTGCGGCGGTAGTCCCCCGGAGCCGGGTCGTCGGCCGAGCGCCACGACGTGAGCTGCCACTCGGCTCCGGTCCAGCGGTTCTTGCCGAGCTTCATGTCAGGCAGCAAGGTGTCCGACGGATGGTCGAACGACTGCCACAGGGAGGCGTCGCTGCTGCCATTGTGTACGACCAGGTTGCCGGACACGAGAAGCTGCGCCACCACCGCAGAAGCGCCGCCGGAGAAGTCTGAAGACCAGACCGTCCGGCGGGAGCCATCGAGCAGAACAAGGCTGCCGAGGTCGTTGAAC is a window of Triticum dicoccoides isolate Atlit2015 ecotype Zavitan chromosome 2B, WEW_v2.0, whole genome shotgun sequence DNA encoding:
- the LOC119368726 gene encoding receptor-like serine/threonine-protein kinase SD1-8, translating into MRATSLLRLLLICFYLLLVHTFGASGVGDKLEKGQNLTDGDTLVSAGGSFTLGFFSPGVSTKRYLGVWFSVSNATIACWVANREQPMVDKSGMLVFNDLGSLVLLDGSRRTVWSSDFSGGASAVVAQLLVSGNLVVHNGSSDASLWQSFDHPSDTLLPDMKLGKNRWTGAEWQLTSWRSADDPAPGDYRRTLETKGLPELVVWRGNVKAYRTGPWNGLYFNGVPEVSVYAAKYPLRATTSPWEVTYGYTAAPGAPLTRVVVNHTGKAERWEWDARSWAWTRIFQGPRDPCDEYGRCGPFGLCDPEAASSGFCGCVEGFSFSSPPATTLPAQEVKGTTCRRHAALDCAGGTTTDGFAMVRGVKLPDTQNASVDMGVTLEECRARCFANCSCLAYAAADIRGGGDGSGCVMWTDAIVDLRLVDMGQNLYLRLSKSELDDHKKFPVLLVSIPLASIVIIILVVFAIWWRRKRTIIGAIPQSHAMAVPLVSLAIIKDVTGNFCESNMIGQGGFSIVYKGQLPEGRTIAVKRLKQSVLTTKGKKDFAREVEVMAGLRHGSLVRLLAYCNEGKERILIYEYMQNKSLNVHIFGNVNLRASLNWARRLELIRGIAHGIAYLHGGSGDNVIHRDLKPGNILLDDEWKPKIADFGTAKLFAVDQTGPDQTIVVSPGYAAPEYARQGNMTLKCDVYSFGVILLETLSGRRNGGMQGLLSHAWGLWETNMIAELLDTTMVPLSESEPELLSELTRCIQIGLLCVQETPCDRPTISIVVAMLMSTTSQIDRPRRMRPLDCEGFMSLDSSHGLETELLRSTTIDLT